The Phaeacidiphilus oryzae TH49 region GGCCGGCCTCTCGGTGGATCTCCAGCGCGCGGGCGCCTACGGCGAACTCCTCACCGATCTCGACGCGGCCGGTTTCACCTCGGTGGTGGCCACCGACTGCGAGCAGGAGTACCTCCGCCCGCTGCGGCCCGGTGACCGGGTGGTCTCGGACGCGGTCGTCGAGTCGGTCTCCCCGCTCAAGCGGACCGCCCTCGGGGAGGGGCACTTCGTCACCACCCGGACCGAGATCAAGGTGGCCGGAGAGGTGGCCGGGACCCACCGCTTCCGGATCCTCAAGTTCCGCCCCCGCGAAGGCGGTTCGAAGAAGAGCGGTGAGGACCGGGCGAGCCGTGCGCCGCGTGGGCTGCGCCCGCGACCGGTGGTCAACCGCGACAACGCCTGCTTCTGGGACGGGATCTCCGAAGGACGGCTGCTCTACCAGCGCTGCTCCGACTGCCGCCGGGCGCGGCTGCCGTGGCTGCCCGGCTGTCCCGGCTGCGGCTCCGACCGCTGGACGGCGGAGGAGTCCTCGGGGCGCGGCACGGTCTACTCACGGGTCGTCGTCCACCACCCGCTGCCGCCGGCCTTCCCCGGGCCGTACTCCGTGGCGCTGGTCGAACTCGCCGAAGGGGTAAGGCTGGTGAGCAACGTCGTCGGCGTCCCGCCGGAGGAGGTGGCGATCGGGACACCGGTCCGGGTCAGCTACCAGCGCTGCGACGAGGAGCTCACCCTGCCGCTCTTCGTGCCGGTGGACGCCCCGCAGCCGCTGCGGCTGCCGATCACCCGCACCCGGATCGTGGCCGGCGCGATCGCCTCCCGCGACTACCAGGACGTCCACCACGACGCCGAGGCCGCCCGGGCCAAGGGCTCGCCGGACATCTTCATGAACATCCTCACCACCAACGGGCTGGTCGGCCGGTACGCCACCGACTGGGCCGGGCCAGGCGCCGAACTGCGGCGGATAGCTATCCGGTTGGGCGTCCCCGCCTACCCGGGCGACGAGTTGGAGCTCACCGGCCGGGTCACCGCCCGGCACCGCGAGGGCGGCAGCGCCGACGGCAGCGCCGACGACAGCGCCGCCGGCCGTGAGTACGCCGAACTCGCCGTCACCGGAACGGTATCGATCGGCACCCATGTCAGCGGAACGGTCACCCTCGCGCTGCCGGAAGGCGGCGCCGGGGCGGAGGGTACGGGGGTCTCGGCATGAGCGTGCGGCACGCGGACCGGCTGGGCGGACAGGCCGCGGTGGTCGGCATCGGGGCCACCGAGTTCTCCAAGGACTCCGGGCGGAGCGAGCTCAGACTCGCCGTGGAGGCGGTCCGTTCGGCGATCGCGGACGCCGGGCTCACCCCGGCGGACGTGGACGGTCTGGTCACCTTCACCATGGACACCAACCCGGAGATCACCGTCGCCCAGGCGGCCGGGATCGGCGATCTCTCCTTCTTCAGCCGGGTGCACTACGGCGGCGGTGCCGCCTGCGCCACCGTGCAGCAGGCGGCGATGGCGGTGGCCACCGGGGTGGCCGAGGTCGTGGTCTGCTACCGGGCGTTCAACGAGCGCTCGGGGCACCGCTTCGGCGGCGGGGTCGACCGGCGGGCGCCCAGCGCCGAGGGCGTGGCGATGGGCTGGACGCTGCCGTACGGGCTGGTCACCCCGGCGTCCTGGGTGGCGCTCCACGCGGCCAGGTACCTCCACCACTACGGGCTGGGCCCGGACGCCCTGGGCCCGGTCGCGGTCGCCGACCGGCGGCATGCGGCGACCAACCCCGCCGCGTACTTCTACCAGCGGCCGATCACGCTGGAGGAGCACCGGGAGTCGCGCTGGATCGTCGAACCGCTGCGGCTGCTGGACTGCTGCCAGGAGACCGACGGCGGACAGGCCCTGGTGGTCACCACCGTCGAGCGGGCACGCGACCTGCCCCACCCGCCGGCGGTGATCGCGGCGGCGGCGCAGGGCGCCGGCCGCGGCCAGGAGATGATGACCAGCTACTACCGGGACGACCTCACCGGGCTGCCGGAGATGGACGTGGTCGCCCGGCAGCTGTGGCGGACCAGCGGGCTGACGCCGAATCAGGTCGACGTCGCCGTGCTGTACGACCACTTCACGCCCTTCGTGCTCATGCAGTTGGAGAGCTTCGGCTTCTGCAAGCCGGGGGAGGCGGCGGACTTCGCCTCGGGCGGGGGGCTGGAGCTGGACGGGCGGCTGCCGATGAACCCCCACGGGGGGCAGCTGGGTGAGGCGTACCTCCACGGGATGAACGGCATCGCGGAGGCCGTCCGCCAGCTCCGCGGCTCCGCGGTCAACCAGGTCCCGGCGGCGTCGACCGCCCTGGTGACGGCGGGCACGGGGGTGCCCACCTCCGGTCTCTGCCTGGTCGCCGACGGGTAGTCGCGCCTCCCGCCCCGGAGGGCGGGGCGGCGACGCCTGGCGCGGGTCTCGCGGCATGCGAGTGATCTGGGCGTGGGGTCCGTGTGAGTGGCGCGGTCGCGTGGTGACTATCTGATATGCGAACGATTCGGGTGCTCATCGCCGCTGCCCTGGCGCTCTGCGCCCTGGTCGCGGCCGCGGGGACCGCCCCCGCCGTCCCCCTCCGCACCTTCCGCGGCACCGCCTTCGACACCTGCTCGGCCCCCAAGGAGACGTTGCTGCGCGCCTGGTGGGGCCACTCCCCCTATCGCGCCACCGGCGTCTACATCGGCGGCGCCGGCCGTGCCTGCCGCCAGCCGCGCCTGGACCGCGACTGGGTGCGCACCGCCGACCGGATCGGCTGGCGGCTCCTCCCGGTGTACGCGGGCTCCCAGGCGCCCTGCGCCACCGACCGGCACCCCAAGCCGGTGATCGACCCCCGGCACGCCCCGCAGCAGGGCGGCGCCCAGGGCGCGGACGCGGTCCGCAACGCCGCCGCCCTCGGCATCCGCCCCGGCAGCCCGATCTTCCTCGACATGGAGAACTACCGCCGCGGCGACCGCGCCTGCACCACCGCCGTGCTGCGCTTCACCGCCGGCTGGGCGTCCGCCGTCCGCGCCCGCGGCTACCGCCCCGGCTACTACGGCAGCGCCTACTCCGGCATCGCCGACCTCGCCGCCGCGCCCTCGCCCCTGGTCGACGAGGTCTGGTACGCCCGCTGGGACGCCCATCCGGACACCGGCGGTTTCCGGGCCCTGCCGCCGGGCCGGTGGTCCGGCCGCCACCGGGTGCACCAGTACCGGGGGCCGGTGAAGGAGCGCTACGCGGGCGCCGTCGCCTCGGTGGACCGCGACGCCGTCGACAGCCCGGTCGCCATCGTCGGCTGAAGGCGACGGCGGTCCCGCCCGGCCGGTCCCGGCTCGGCCGGTCCCCGCTCGCCCGGCCCCGACTCGCCCGGCCCCGACTCGCCCGGCCCCGACTCGCCCGTCCCCGACTCGCCCGTCCCCGACTCGCCCGTCCCCGACTCGCCCGGCCCCGGCTCGGCCGGCCCGCGCTCGGCCGGTCCGTGCATCGTCACCGTTCCGCCGCGTTCGACCTGCTGACACGAAGCCCCAGGCAGGACAGAATCTGCAACGCCGCCTTACCGGCAGGTAGGCACAGGATCACCACCCTGGAGGCCCCCGGTGCTCAGCTCGATGCAGGACGTTCCGCTCACCGTCGCCCGGATTCTGCGGCACGGCTCCACCATCCACGGCCGCTCCACGGTCACCACCTGGACCGGCGACCCGGAGACCGGCCCCCGACGGCGTACCTACGCCGAGGCCGGCGCCCGCGCCGCCCGCCTCGCCCACGCCCTCCGCGAGGAGCTGGGCGTCCGCGACGACGACCGGGTGGCCACCCTGATGTGGAACAACGCGGAGCACCTGGAGGCGTACCTGGCGGTGCCGGCCATGGGCGCGGTGCTCCACACCCTCAACATCCGGCTCCCCGCCCACCAGCTGACCTGGATCGTCAACCACGCCGCCGACCGGGTGCTGATCGCCGACGCCAACCTCCTCCCCCTCCTCCAGCCGGTCCTGCCGCAGCTGGAGGAGGGCGTGCTGGAGCACATCGTGGTGGTCGGCCCGGGCGACCGCGCCCCGCTGGACGGCTACCGCGGCGGCGTCCACGACTACGAGGAGCTGATCGCCGGCCGGCCCGACGACTATCCGTGGGCGGACGCGATCGACGAGCGCAGCGCCGCCGCCCTCTGCTACACCTCCGGGACGACCGGCGACCCGAAGGGCGTCCTCTACAGCCACCGCTCGGTCTACCTCCACTCGATGCAGGTGTGCATGACCGAGACCTTCGGCCTGAACCCCCGGCAGACGGTGCTGCCGGTGGTGCCGATGTTCCACGTGAACGCGTGGGGCCTGCCGCACGCCGCCTTCCTGGGCGGGGCCCGGCTGCTGATGCCGGACCGCTTCCTGCAGCCCGCCCCCCTCGCCGAGATGATCACCGCCGAGCGGCCCACGGTCGGCGCCGCCGTCCCCACCATCTGGACCGGGCTGCTGAACGAGCTGGACCGGGCGGCCGGCGCCGAACCGGGCCGCTACGACACCTCCTCCCTGGAGGAGGTGGTGATCGGCGGCTCGGCCTGTCCGCCGTCGCTGATGAAGGCCTTCGAGGAGCGGCACGGCATCAGGGTGGTCCACGCCTGGGGGATGACCGAGACCTCCCCGCTGGGCTCGGTCGCGGTCCCGCCGGGCGGCCTCACCGCCGAGGAGGAGTGGCCCTACCGGGTCTCCCAGGGCCGCTTCCCCTGCTCGGTGGAGGCCAGGCTGATCGGGCCGGACGGTTCCCGGCTCCCGCACGACGGCGCCCACGCGGGCGAGTTGGAGGTGCGCGGCCCGTGGATCGCCGGCTCGTACTTCGCCGGGGCGGGCAGCGACCCGGCGGGCGCGCGGCCCGAGGACAAGTTCAGCGAGGACGGCTGGCTGCGCACCGGCGACGTCGGCACCATCACCGCCGACGGCTACCTCACCATCACCGACCGGGCCAAGGACGTGATCAAGTCCGGCGGTGAGTGGATCTCCTCGGTGGACCTGGAGAACGAGCTGATGGCCCACCCGGACGTGGCCGAGGCCGCGGTGGTCGCGGTGCCGGACGCCAGGTGGGGCGAACGCCCGCTGGCCACCGTGGTCCTCAAGCCGGGCGCCGAGACCGACCTGGCCGGGCTGCGCGCCTTCCTGGAGGGGCGGGTGGCGCACTGGCAGGTGCCGGAGCGCTGGTCGCTGGTCGAGGCGGTGCCCAAGACCTCCGTCGGCAAGTTCGACAAGAAGGTGATCCGGGCCTCCTACGCGGCCGGCGAGCTCGACGTCTCGACGGTGGAGAAGTAGGCCGGAACCGACCCGGGGGCGGCCGCTCGAACACCGTCGGCCGCCCCGTGCGTCACTGCTGCACGGCGCCCATCTTGCCCAGCAGGTCGACTATCCGGCCCTGCACGTCCGGGCTGGTCGACCGCTCGGCGAGGAAGAGGACGGTCTCGCCGCCGCGCAGCCGGGGCAGCTCCTCCGCGTCCATGTCCACCGAGGTGTAGACGACCAGCGGGGTGCGGGCCAGCCGCTGGTTGGTGCGCAGCCAGTCGATGATCCCCACCCGCCGGCGGCGGACCAGCATCAGGTCCATCACCACCAGGTTGGGCTGGAGCTGCGCGGCCTGGGTGACCGCGTCGTTCTCCGAGGCGGCGTGCGCCACCTGCATCCCGCGCCGCTCCAGGGTCGCGGTGAACGCCGCCGCGATGTCCGGGTCCTGCTCGACCAGCAGCACCCGCGGGGCGTGCTGCTCGCTGTCCCGGGGGGCCAGCGCGCGCAGCAGCACGGCGGGGTCGGCGCCGTACGCCGCCTCCCGGGTGGCCTGCCCCAGCCCGGCCGTGACCAGCACCGGGACGTTCGCCGCCACCGCGGCGGTGCGCAGCGACTGCAGCGCGGTACGGGTGATCGGCCCGGTCAGCGGGTCCACGAACAGGGCCGCAGGGAAGTCCGCGACCTGCGCGTCCACCTCCTCGCGGGAGCGCACGGTCACCGGGCGGTAGCCGCGCTCCACCAGGGCCTGCCGGGTCGACACGTCGGGCTCGGGCCAGACCAGCAGGCGGCGCGGCCGGATCGGGCCGTCCGGGTCGATGGCGGCCAGATCGCCCAGCTCGCCGACGAGGTCCTCGAAGGCGCCGGTGACCGAGGCCTCCCCGGACCTGGCGGCGGGTGTCTCGGTGGCGTGCTCGGGGATCTCCTCGGCCTGGTCCGGGTCGGTCTCCGCGCTCGCCCTCGCGCTGGTCGCGGGCGGCAGCGCGGGCAGGGCCCGCGGGGAGCGGCCCCGGCCCTCGGCGGCGCCGTTCATCCGGGCCGGCTCCAGAGCCGCGGCCTCGGCCTCGGACGGACCGCCTGGCCGGTCGGGGTCGTGGCCCGGGCCCGGCTCGCCCCCGTCGCCTGGCTGCTGCTGCACCCTGGCGTTGCCGCCGCCGGCACCGGCGCCGGGCGGCAGCCCGAGCCTGCGGCGGCGTCCGGTCGGCGTCCCCTGCGAGGGGGTCGGCGGGGTGGGCGGCTCCGGCGGGGACTGGGCGAGCGACTGCTCCAGGCCCGGGTACGCGGGCTGGCCGAGCAGTCCGCCGAGGGGGTCCTCGGCGGCCTCCTCCTCCGGGTTGGGCTTGCGCCGGTGGCCGCGCGGGCGCGGCGGGCGGACCACCTCGGGGGCCGGCAGCGAGCGCCGCTGGGAGCGGTCCTCGCCGGTCCCGGCCGCCGACGGGTCCTCCTGCTCTCCGGGGCGCACCCCGTCCCCGGCGCCGGGGACCCCCCCGCCGCCCAGCGACTCCTCGCTGCGGCGGGCGGCGGGCACCGCGGCCGAGCCCTCGCCGGCCTCCGTGTCGCCGACCGGACCGCCGTCCGCCGCCGGCTGCGCGGTCGGCAGCTCGGGCAGCTCCGGCAGCAGCGCCGTCTCGTTCTCCTTCGGCGCCGCCGAGGCCCGGGCCTGCGCGGCCGCCGCCGCACGCTGCTGGGCGGCGGCCACCGCCTCACTGTCCAGCGGCAGTTCGACCACGTAGGTGACGCCGTCCTTGCCGGGCAGCCGGTGGGCCTGGA contains the following coding sequences:
- a CDS encoding OB-fold domain-containing protein; amino-acid sequence: MQAEQQRSNDAGDEYSRYVGRTASVARPGLDPVNAPMIRHWCEAMGDRHPSYREGPGQVAPPAMLQAWTMAGLSVDLQRAGAYGELLTDLDAAGFTSVVATDCEQEYLRPLRPGDRVVSDAVVESVSPLKRTALGEGHFVTTRTEIKVAGEVAGTHRFRILKFRPREGGSKKSGEDRASRAPRGLRPRPVVNRDNACFWDGISEGRLLYQRCSDCRRARLPWLPGCPGCGSDRWTAEESSGRGTVYSRVVVHHPLPPAFPGPYSVALVELAEGVRLVSNVVGVPPEEVAIGTPVRVSYQRCDEELTLPLFVPVDAPQPLRLPITRTRIVAGAIASRDYQDVHHDAEAARAKGSPDIFMNILTTNGLVGRYATDWAGPGAELRRIAIRLGVPAYPGDELELTGRVTARHREGGSADGSADDSAAGREYAELAVTGTVSIGTHVSGTVTLALPEGGAGAEGTGVSA
- a CDS encoding lipid-transfer protein; translation: MSVRHADRLGGQAAVVGIGATEFSKDSGRSELRLAVEAVRSAIADAGLTPADVDGLVTFTMDTNPEITVAQAAGIGDLSFFSRVHYGGGAACATVQQAAMAVATGVAEVVVCYRAFNERSGHRFGGGVDRRAPSAEGVAMGWTLPYGLVTPASWVALHAARYLHHYGLGPDALGPVAVADRRHAATNPAAYFYQRPITLEEHRESRWIVEPLRLLDCCQETDGGQALVVTTVERARDLPHPPAVIAAAAQGAGRGQEMMTSYYRDDLTGLPEMDVVARQLWRTSGLTPNQVDVAVLYDHFTPFVLMQLESFGFCKPGEAADFASGGGLELDGRLPMNPHGGQLGEAYLHGMNGIAEAVRQLRGSAVNQVPAASTALVTAGTGVPTSGLCLVADG
- a CDS encoding DUF1906 domain-containing protein, translated to MRTIRVLIAAALALCALVAAAGTAPAVPLRTFRGTAFDTCSAPKETLLRAWWGHSPYRATGVYIGGAGRACRQPRLDRDWVRTADRIGWRLLPVYAGSQAPCATDRHPKPVIDPRHAPQQGGAQGADAVRNAAALGIRPGSPIFLDMENYRRGDRACTTAVLRFTAGWASAVRARGYRPGYYGSAYSGIADLAAAPSPLVDEVWYARWDAHPDTGGFRALPPGRWSGRHRVHQYRGPVKERYAGAVASVDRDAVDSPVAIVG
- a CDS encoding long-chain fatty acid--CoA ligase; its protein translation is MLSSMQDVPLTVARILRHGSTIHGRSTVTTWTGDPETGPRRRTYAEAGARAARLAHALREELGVRDDDRVATLMWNNAEHLEAYLAVPAMGAVLHTLNIRLPAHQLTWIVNHAADRVLIADANLLPLLQPVLPQLEEGVLEHIVVVGPGDRAPLDGYRGGVHDYEELIAGRPDDYPWADAIDERSAAALCYTSGTTGDPKGVLYSHRSVYLHSMQVCMTETFGLNPRQTVLPVVPMFHVNAWGLPHAAFLGGARLLMPDRFLQPAPLAEMITAERPTVGAAVPTIWTGLLNELDRAAGAEPGRYDTSSLEEVVIGGSACPPSLMKAFEERHGIRVVHAWGMTETSPLGSVAVPPGGLTAEEEWPYRVSQGRFPCSVEARLIGPDGSRLPHDGAHAGELEVRGPWIAGSYFAGAGSDPAGARPEDKFSEDGWLRTGDVGTITADGYLTITDRAKDVIKSGGEWISSVDLENELMAHPDVAEAAVVAVPDARWGERPLATVVLKPGAETDLAGLRAFLEGRVAHWQVPERWSLVEAVPKTSVGKFDKKVIRASYAAGELDVSTVEK
- a CDS encoding hybrid sensor histidine kinase/response regulator — translated: MSSPPTRGAARLAAILDALPDALLLVNSNGTVIDANRAAKRDLQSPGTALVGRGVLDLLPELDPTLIPGSMRPRAARSDDGGGAAEEPVRMTARRTDGSGYPVEITANDFEDDSGGGYGSGGYDPFGGSGYGSSSGRPEPLLLLAVRDLSTRLDTEAELRRQHKQTEMILRAASEGVVGVDTEGRVVLVNPAAAHILGYRASELGGQELRPLVLHSRADGTPVPDEESALVDTLRSGRKHRVRSSVLWRKDGRAVPVELSTAPVRDGEQMVGAVMTFTDRSASLALTARHEHLTAVLEEELRGPLESLRARLDTLANDPAGQLWPEANWMLHTLAAECSRFSRLVEGVLSYQRFEASAESGREGLAIEAVSLEKLLGRAVEAATELTGPGRIRFVVHPSAVEVAVDAERLAAALGHLIVDAAVARGASGAEIQPQGVDVVIAAAQRGDVVRIEVRGPAAGGSDVHLPIARGTVERHGGVLQAHRLPGKDGVTYVVELPLDSEAVAAAQQRAAAAAQARASAAPKENETALLPELPELPTAQPAADGGPVGDTEAGEGSAAVPAARRSEESLGGGGVPGAGDGVRPGEQEDPSAAGTGEDRSQRRSLPAPEVVRPPRPRGHRRKPNPEEEAAEDPLGGLLGQPAYPGLEQSLAQSPPEPPTPPTPSQGTPTGRRRRLGLPPGAGAGGGNARVQQQPGDGGEPGPGHDPDRPGGPSEAEAAALEPARMNGAAEGRGRSPRALPALPPATSARASAETDPDQAEEIPEHATETPAARSGEASVTGAFEDLVGELGDLAAIDPDGPIRPRRLLVWPEPDVSTRQALVERGYRPVTVRSREEVDAQVADFPAALFVDPLTGPITRTALQSLRTAAVAANVPVLVTAGLGQATREAAYGADPAVLLRALAPRDSEQHAPRVLLVEQDPDIAAAFTATLERRGMQVAHAASENDAVTQAAQLQPNLVVMDLMLVRRRRVGIIDWLRTNQRLARTPLVVYTSVDMDAEELPRLRGGETVLFLAERSTSPDVQGRIVDLLGKMGAVQQ